A part of Rattus norvegicus strain BN/NHsdMcwi chromosome 4, GRCr8, whole genome shotgun sequence genomic DNA contains:
- the Gpr85 gene encoding probable G-protein coupled receptor 85 isoform X1 translates to MANYSHAADNILQNLSPLTAFLKLTSLGFIIGVSVVGNLLISILLVKDKTLHRAPYYFLLDLCCSDILRSAICFPFVFNSVKNGSTWTYGTLTCKVIAFLGVLSCFHTAFMLFCISVTRYLAIAHHRFYTKRLTFWTCLAVICMVWTLSVAMAFPPVLDVGTYSFIREEDQCTFQHRSFRANDSLGFMLLLALILLATQLVYLKLIFFVHDRRKMKPVQFVAAVSQNWTFHGPGASGQAAANWLAGFGRGPTPPTLLGIRQNANTTGRRRLLVLDEFKMEKRISRMFYIMTFLFLTLWGPYLVACYWRVFARGPVVPGGFLTAAVWMSFAQAGINPFVCIFSNRELRRCFSTTLLYCRKSRLPREPYCVI, encoded by the coding sequence ATGGCGAACTATAGCCATGCAGCTGACAACATTTTGCAAAATCTCTCGCCTCTAACAGCCTTTCTGAAACTGACTTCCTTGGGTTTCATAATAGGAGTCAGTGTGGTGGGCAACCTTCTGATCTCCATTTTGCTAGTGAAAGATAAGACCTTGCATAGAGCTCCTTACTACTTCCTGCTGGATCTGTGCTGCTCAGACATCCTCAGATCTGCAATTTGTTTTCCATTTGTATTCAACTCTGTCAAAAATGGCTCTACCTGGACTTACGGGACTCTGACTTGCAAAGTGATTGCCTTTCTGGGGGTTTTGTCCTGTTTCCACACTGCCTTCATGCTCTTCTGCATCAGCGTCACCAGATACTTAGCCATCGCCCATCACCGCTTCTATACAAAGAGGCTGACCTTTTGGACGTGTTTGGCTGTGATCTGCATGGTGTGGACTCTGTCTGTGGCCATGGCATTTCCCCCAGTTTTAGATGTAGGCACCTACTCATTCATTAGGGAGGAGGATCAGTGTACCTTCCAACACCGCTCCTTCAGGGCTAACGATTCCCTAGGATTTATGCTGCTCCTTGCTCTCATCCTCCTAGCCACACAGCTTGTCTACCTCAAGCTGATATTTTTTGTCCACGATCGAAGGAAAATGAAGCCAGTCCAGTTTGTAGCAGCAGTGAGTCAGAACTGGACCTTTCATGGCCCTGGAGCTAGTGGCCAGGCAGCTGCCAATTGGCTAGCAGGATTTGGAAGGGGTCCCACACCACCCACCTTGCTGGGCATCAGGCAAAATGCGAATACCACAGGCAGAAGACGGCTCTTGGTTTTGGATGAgttcaaaatggagaaaagaatcAGCAGAATGTTCTATATAATGACTTTCCTCTTCCTAACCTTGTGGGGTCCCTACCTGGTGGCCTGCTATTGGAGAGTTTTTGCAAGAGGGCCTGTAGTACCAGGGGGATTTCTAACAGCCGCTGTCTGGATGAGTTTCGCCCAAGCAGGAATCAATCCCTTTGTCTGCATTTTCTCCAACAGGGAGCTGAGGCGCTGTTTCAGCACAACCCTTCTTTACTGCAGAAAATCCAGGTTACCAAGGGAACCTTACTGTGTTATATGA